TTCACTGAGCTCTATTGCCCACTTTGtcagtcggccggaagcttcggGTTTCTGAAGGATCTGACGCAGTGGAAGGTCGGTCATGACAACGATAGTGTGAGCTTGAAAGTATGGCCGAAGTCGTCGTGAGGAGACAACTAGGACTAGGGCTACCTTCTCCAAAGGTGgatatcttgtttctgccggAAATAGCATTTTGCTGACATAATACACCGGTAATTGTTTTCCTTCATACTCGCGTATCAGAGCCGAGCTTACTACTGCATCGGAAGCTGCTAGGTACAACAGCAAATCTTCCCTAGGCTCAGGTTTCGATAAGACATGTGGAGATTCAAGGTAAGATTTCAACTGCTGAAActctgcttcacactcttccgtccactcTACCGTCTGCCGACCCTTGAGTTGTTTGAAGAACGGGAGGCATTTATCGGTAGCTCGAGAGAGGAAGCGGTTGAGTGCGGCTACTTGTCTAGTCAACCTTTGTATATCCTTGATCATTTTTGGAGATTCCATGTCGAGTAATACTTTGATTTTTTTCCGGATTTTCTTCAATCCCTTGCTGACTGACCAGAAATTCAAGGAACTTACCCGAGCTTACCACGAACGTGCAGTTGCTCGGGTTCAACTTCATCTGGTATTTTCGAAGGATGAGGAACATCTCTTCTAGGTCAGCAATACGATcggccgcgtgtatacttttgacgagcaagTTATAAATGTATACTTTCATGGTTCGGCTGATCTACCGGACAAACATTTTGTTTACCAATCGTTGGTAGGTCGCTCTTGCATTTTTAGACCAAATGACATCACACGATAACAGTAAagccctttgtcagtgacaaaggtagtcttagatttatcttattGATGCATTATAATTTAATTGTAtccagaataagcatccataaaactaagaagttcgtgtCCTGTCGTGCTATCCATCAGCTGATCGATCCTTAGAAGAGGGAAGTTGTtttttgggcaggctttatttaggtcggtatagtcaatactgACTCGCCACTTCCCCTTGGCTTTCTTAACGAGTATGACATTAGTTACCCATTCCGGATAAtatatctcctcgatgaatttagccttgaggagcttACTGACCTCTTCTTTAATGATGGTGTACCTTTCGGGGCCGAGCGGTCGttgcttctgtcggatcggtcgataggtcggatcgatgttgaggCAATAAATCATCACCGATGGAttgatcccgggcatatcttcatggctcCATACAAATACATCAGCATATCATCGGAGTAGGGATATCAGCTTGTCCTTCAGGGGCGATTGTAGAGACGAGCCAATCTGTAATGTTTTGAACTCGTCTGTCTCGTCCAAGGGCACTGGGTAAGGTCTTCTACTGGTTGTCCTCGCTCATGTGTCTTagcccgagggtccaacgattcaaTCGTGGTTACCTCGGTTAGAGCCTTCACGACCGTCGCATAGCAGCGCCGTGAGTCCTGTTGGTCACCTTTTacgactcctactcccgactcggtcgaaaatttcatggagagatggtaCATCGATACCACAGCTTGGAGAAGGCACAGAGAGGGTCGGCCGAGTATAGCATTGTAGACTGATGGTTGGTTGACTATCAGGAAGTCGACCATTACTGTTGCCTGGTGCGGAGAGTTGCCAGTAGTGAGGGGCAGTGAAATGACTCCTTCAGGGAGGATCTGTCCTCCTGAGAATTCGATCAATGGGGTGTGAACCGGCCGTAAAGCCGATCGTTCGgcccccattttgtcgaacgcttgaGTGAATAGTACATCTGCAGATGATCCAGTGTTAATGAGGATGCGAAATACTCTGCGATTTGTGATCATGAGGGTGACGACCAATGCGTCATCGTGCGGGTGATGAATGCCCCGAGCGTCTTCCTTAGTGAACGATATGCAgtatttctccattttcttttctttcgaagGCCGAGCTAGTATCAGAATTTCAGACTTGGGTCGACTGATGCTCCTAACATGATTTTTTCGAGCATTATTTGAGTCGCCTTCGCCACGAAGACCTCCGACAATGGTCTAAATTTTCTCCACAGGTCGGTTGTCGCTCGAATGTTCTTTCGTTGTCCCGGTTCTTTCAACGTGCTCTTTGAGATGGCCTTCTCAGATGAGCCTCTTTATTTCTTGCTTCAAATGGTAGCAATCACTCGTATTGTGCCCGTGATCGTGATGATAATGACAGTACTTGTCTTTGTCCCGTCGGTTGGGATTGCTGTGGAGCTTGTTGGGCTAGTTCATGAACCTTTCATTTTTTATCTCCATAAGGACTTGCTCTCATGACTTATTGAGCTGAGTATATGTTGAAAACTTGTTATCAGGCCGCTTATTCATCTTGCGATCGTCGCAGGACCGATCCTCCTTTCGCTTCTTACCACCagccgagtcaacttccttttttgCTAACTCTTTGGTCGGGTTTTTTGTGTTCTGAGCGGCCTCGCGCAAGATCCGAGTTTCTTCGGCATCAGCATATTTATCCGACTGAGCCATGAACTCTGCCAAAGTGGTCGGCGGGTTTTTGTCCAAGGAGGCCAGAAACGGCTTGTCTCTTATGCCTTGCATAATTAAGTTAAGCGTTGTTTCGTCCAAGTGCTTTCAGACCTGGAGCGATTCAAAGTTAaagcgcttgatataatctttcagtagctctcttTCCTTTTGAACTATATTGTTCAGATGTGCAGACGACTTTAGTTTCTTCTTCCCTCCAATAAAATTGGTGAGAAAGGCATCCCTAAGCTCTGTGAACGAGCTAatagactttggtttcaactgtttgaaccaaagtcgagctaTGTCGGctaaagtgagagagaaagctcGGCACATAACGACGTCCGAGGCATCGTGCAGTTCCATATACGTTCGAAAGGATTCGATATGCTCTGTCGGGTCGGTTTTGCCAGTGAAGGGCATAATCTGAGGTAGACGGAATCACTCTGGCAACCGAGCTCGCATGACTTCCTCTGTAAATGGAGATGCCTTTGCCTCGGGCTTTGCCAGGCTCAAATTCCGATTTTGTCTCGTATCGGCAATCTCTTCTTGCATTTCCTTCTCGAAATCTTGAAGGTCAGCTTTCCACGGTTCGTTACTATCGGCCGTACCCTCAACCGGATGTCTACTGTGCCTTCTCCGATCTATTTCGTGTCGTAGATCAGAGGCAGGCAGCGGGGCAGTCACGAAATGAGCGGGTGTAGGCTCTGGCGGACCCTGGTGTTGATTCTGCTGAGGAATAGACCGCGGAGCGACAGGCTGAGGATCGGCAAATTGTTGCGGAGCATTCACCCGGCCACTATCATGTTGAGGCGGAACTTCCTGGCGATGGATCTactccagcatctgcttcatataGTTCAGATCGGTCCTGAGCTCTTGGACTTCCTTATCTAACCGACCGTTTCCTCGGTTTTGTTGATTGTGCCTGATCGAAATGGAAGTTGTTGGATGGGCTGCAGAACCTTGTCGATTATTGGGTTGATTCTGGGCCCCTTGAGCTCCATTCGCACCCGGCGGACATTCAATTGCCAGTGGTCCAATGACAACGACCTCAGTAGGCTCATTTTGAGCAGTTCTTTTAGTTCTCGCCATTGGAACATGTTTGAAACTTTTCGATAGAGCCTGGAAAATGACTTTTCGTATCGTTTCCCACAGACAGCGCcaatctgttgatgcaaaaaactgggtGCGTTTCCTTCCGTCCTCTTACCTGCACAAGTAGGAAACAAATGAGACCTTAGCTAGACCTGGGAAACCTCTAATGCTTAAGTCAGTGTGATGGATGTAATGGGAGGTTTttaggaaagttttttttttttttttttttacgtacCTTTCACCTTAGAGGTATCCTAtatttataggaatgggagggtCCCACCATCATGTTTCGCATGTGTGTGTGCCACCTAACGTAAGACCCACTATCAGTCTGCCGTTGACATGCCCTGGCCTAAAATTCAGggcggtccactcatcaggtgggccacactcttatgAGAATTATTAGGATAATGTATATTAATCTAGATGAGTGGACCCTTCAATGAATGGAGCAGCCTGATTTTAGGCAAAGGCACtttcatggtggtccccacctgaTCATGAGTTGCTGGATCTCGCAAATGGTTGGCTGGCATGCGGACCACTAATTTGAAACATGCTTCCAATGGTCCAAAAAATCACAATGTGAGGATAATTAACTCTCTCATCTCGTATTATTGAAAAGCTAATAGTCCGGCCAAAAAGAAATTTTGGTTGGTTCAATTGACGGCTGAGATCACAGAGAGCCTGATTCGATTGGATCATCATACAAAGCCACGTGTGTAGGACACGATTTGAAAGCACGATAAATGGAGTGCCTGAAGAGGCAGGAAATCCGACAGTGCTGGTAAACGGGACTGAGTCACGATCTGACAGAGAATACATGCGTGCCACCTGGCATACCCGTGCGAGTTCTCGAACCTTCATCAAACAGACCCTACACTACATGTGCCATGGCTAAAAATACCAAGCCCGTATGCCTCACACGCACAAAGGACTAAAATGGGGTAGTCAAGAGAGTCGGCAAAGGGTCTCTATCCAATTAAACGTGGCACACGTGACGAGTAGGCGGGCCTCGATTATAAGCCCAAGCATACACGTGAAATGTAATTTTCACGTGCGGAGCTCACGTTCACAACCACGAGAGCTGCACCAAACCCTTACTACCTATCTTGCCATGTACACGTGTGTCACTTGGTGTTACGGACCAATAAGACTAAAAGCGGCTCGGTTCGGCCAGCCGCCTATTCTAGCTTTCAGTTCGACCCAGCTCGGCTGGTCAGCAATTCGAGCCAAGCATTTTCTTCCTAGTTTTTATATaagcacttatatatatatatatgggaaaaggtactacgcgctcgacctcacgagtccgtcccatgaggtccagctgtgtgggccccaccgtgatgcgtttcgaaaatctaccccatcagtcagatgcaccattccatcgtgggcctaggtctcaaaaatcaagtcaatccataagTTTTGTGcgccacaccacatacataagtggggaggggccgtgcaccattaaaacattcataatcagttttttggcccattgagatgtggtctgcaaatctagcccatccattatgtgtgtcccacttggaggagggttcagaccaagtttcagcagcattaaaaactcaggtgggccccacgaagtgcttttatatattttaacggtgtcttcacatgattttagatggtatgacccacctgagttccgtatatggctgatttttgagatatcccataatttagagggtacccatcaaatgcacagtgttgatggtcgacacgcatcacggtggggcccacacagctcaacctcacgggagcttaacgtgaggttgagcgcatagtaccttttccatatatatatatatatatatatatatatatatatatatataatatcaagtTATAACTTGAGTTGAGCCGAATCCAGTCAAGTTTAGGCTGAGCTTTAAGCCGAGTCAAACTGGTTGAGCTCAGCTCAAAATcctttcaagctaaaaaaaataaaataaatcaactcGGCTAGACTTAAATCTGACTTCGagttgagctgagttgagcttATCCAAGTCAAACCTTACGagttaactgagctagctcgattTGTGTTCAGCTTCGGACCATTAGTATACTAGGTGTCAGCAACAATGAGCCATTGAGTGAATTCATAAACATCATGTAATGGACTTGTTGTTGAACATCAAAAGTCAGTGTTGGTTTCAATTGGGACACACGCCACATGTTTACTGCAGAGTCGATATTCTATTATGCTTGCGTGTCAGAGCCAAATACAACTCCAATGGAGCTAAATCCGTTGATGTTGTTTTCTGGATCTTCCTTGCTAAATTGACAGATACCTACAAAAGACAAGCAATGGAGACCCTGACTGCTGCAGGGTACCATTCAATGCCTAAGTTAGAATCGGGGATCTGAGTCTACTCGAGTTATGATTTTTGTGCATACATTTTAATGTaggtctctatttatagttgtttgCTAGTCAATTACGTAGGTGATAACTTCCCTACTTGGTAGGTGTATATTATAAAAGTGATCTCCTTTTGGATTGGTCGTCCTTATCCTCCCGAGGTCTTCAGCGAGGATCTTGGGAAAATCTCATCTTAATGACAACAACTCCAAGTGCTCGAAGTTCGAGGATCGGGATTGACGACTGAGTTCGACCTTATAAGAAATGTGGTTGAGGTCCATGGTCGGTCTCCTACATTTGAGCCTGACCTTATTGTCTAGCCGATTGGGGCCCTGTGGCCCAAGTAGAATCGTTGACTGTGGCTGGGATCTTCAGTCGAGATCAAGTCGGTATTCAAAAGGTTATCCGCATATGGTCGAAACCCGAGTCATTTGTGGAGATCATGCTTGGCAACTTGGTTTGATTCGATCCCTTTTATGCTTCGTGTTCCTTCTCACAGAGGGAGTGGAGTAACTATTTTGCGCATTATGCCTCATCATGCTGGTCGTTTGGGCAACGGGGTTCGAGCTCTTATCC
This DNA window, taken from Magnolia sinica isolate HGM2019 chromosome 14, MsV1, whole genome shotgun sequence, encodes the following:
- the LOC131224885 gene encoding uncharacterized protein LOC131224885 — encoded protein: MEKYCISFTKEDARGIHHPHDDALVVTLMITNRRVFRILINTGSSADVLFTQAFDKMGAERSALRPVHTPLIEFSGGQILPEGVISLPLTTGNSPHQATVMVDFLIVNQPSVYNAILGRPSLCLLQAVVSMYHLSMKFSTESGVGVVKGDQQDSRRCYATVVKALTEVTTIESLDPRAKTHERGQPVEDLTQCPWTRQTSSKHYRLARLYNRP